AGGAATTGATTTTTctctaaaattctaaatttatctctaaattatAAGAATTGATCCCATATGGAGAGTCCAATCGAGGTGCTCTAAAAGTATATAAACAAGAAACGATTGAAGTGATACTCAAATACGAGGCAGTAAGAAGGTtataaagtgattttttttggcctttttaTAATCATTGGAGTTTCTCTTTAGTAATTTTATCttgcccatttttttttattttttgaaaaagagaaaaactaaCTACCGCACTGTCAAACACTGAAGTCTGAATCGGTCCATTCTTCCTCAGGTAACCCAACCAAATCATCGGCCATAACCTTCCCAATATGCATAACTGTGCTCATGTATCTCGGGTTATCATCTGctaattagggttttggttgcAGTTCAAGACGAaggagacagacagacagagtGAGGTAAAGCGTGGTGATCAATGGGGGGTGGAGCAGACCATGGACATGGGGAGGCGACCCATCACCATGGAGATTTTCGAGCCAAGGTTTGGAGCATGACGGGCGGCCCGTACTGCAGGCCCAAGCACTGGCGCCGGAATACCGCTATCGCCATGGCCGGCGTCTTCCTCATCTGCATCCCCATCGCCATGAAGTCCGCCGAGCTCGAGGTCCTCTCCTATCTGATCTCCTTTTTCCCTCGCTTGGTAGATTTCTGTTTGGTCTCAGAAGGAAATTGGCTTTTGGTCGTATAATTCGACGTGTCGCCGACCTTTTTACCGTATATCGTGTAGTCTTTTTGCTGAAAATGTAGGAAACTCGGGGAAACTGAAATTTATGGATCTTAGTTATTCACCATCTAGGATCTGATTAACTAGTTCTTGCGCGTGAAATACATGTCTACCAGCTTATTTTTGGTGGTTGTCATAAATGCAAACGAATTGAGGTTGACAATTCAATTCTGTTTCTAGTTGTGGATTTTGTTAACTACTATCTTGTGGGTTCTGAGAGTTTCTTGAGTAGTTTCCGTTTGTATGCATCCTTCTACTAGGCTTTTAGGGGCTGAAATGAGTAATGCTTCCCCAGTTGACATTGTGGCCACGAGTTTGAatctatgaaatttgtttttgtttcaggatataaactcaaatatttGCTTTTGGAATGGTATTTTCGTTTAGGTGTTTTGTTGACTTTGAAATGGTTtcacaattttataattttttcaaacttaattgCTGAAAGACTTTGTATGTCAAGTGACTGTATTTTTCTGAGTTAGCACGTTGCATTTACTTAACTGAGAAGTGAAAGGAACAATTCCTCTAGCTTGTGCTTAGATAGaataatttggatttggatttcaAATCAATGCTATGATTTCAAATTCCTTCCCTTTTAAtgtaatttgaaattcaagattTTGAAAGGTTAAAATCTGgtcaaaatctaaattttaatgtaTCATCCAAATAGAGTATTTGGATTTCAAGTACCCAAATCCAAATCCTCTCCCTAAATCCAACCATCCAAACGCACCACAAATGATTTCATAGTGTCTTCAGTCACCCGCTTTAGTTGGGAATTTTAATGTGCACTCAGTATTTTGTATCAAGCTTTACCTTAATTCTATCTGCTTTATGTATTAGGTAT
Above is a genomic segment from Juglans microcarpa x Juglans regia isolate MS1-56 chromosome 1D, Jm3101_v1.0, whole genome shotgun sequence containing:
- the LOC121240885 gene encoding uncharacterized protein LOC121240885, which gives rise to MGGGADHGHGEATHHHGDFRAKVWSMTGGPYCRPKHWRRNTAIAMAGVFLICIPIAMKSAELEQRPHHPVRPIPSQLWCKNFGTKDY